The Streptomyces sp. NBC_00224 genome has a window encoding:
- a CDS encoding ATP-binding protein: MATVELRFSAQPEHVRTARLVAAAVARRAGVDEAVLDEVRLAVGEACSRAVGLHRTYGVTAPVRVALTEEEKSFSIEVGDEVPGPGSGGAAPGVRGATAEDEPDDGGEDGMGLAVISGLVDDVEVTSDESGGVIRMTWPITGATAEP; encoded by the coding sequence ATGGCCACCGTTGAACTCCGCTTCAGCGCCCAGCCCGAACACGTCAGGACGGCCCGCCTGGTGGCGGCCGCCGTGGCGCGCCGAGCCGGGGTGGACGAGGCGGTCCTCGACGAGGTCAGGCTCGCCGTCGGCGAGGCGTGCAGCCGCGCTGTGGGGCTGCACCGTACGTACGGGGTGACGGCGCCGGTGCGCGTCGCGCTGACCGAGGAGGAGAAGTCGTTCTCCATCGAGGTCGGGGACGAGGTGCCCGGTCCGGGTTCCGGGGGTGCCGCGCCGGGTGTGCGCGGTGCCACGGCCGAGGACGAGCCGGACGACGGCGGAGAGGACGGGATGGGCCTCGCGGTCATCAGCGGCCTCGTCGACGACGTGGAGGTCACTTCGGACGAGTCCGGCGGTGTCATCCGGATGACCTGGCCGATCACCGGGGCGACAGCCGAGCCCTGA